One stretch of Paenibacillus sp. AN1007 DNA includes these proteins:
- a CDS encoding efflux RND transporter permease subunit has product MKGIINFSLNNKFAIWILTIIISFAGLYSGTTMKQETIPNINVPFLNVTAIDPGAAPEGIVEDVTKPLEQKLRNVDGVKTVTSTSMENAASITLEFDYGTDLTNATATVREALNEVQLPDSVQKPTISKFSINSFPVVSLSLSDKDGGDLEELTRLVDSDIKPAIEDIDGVAQVQVSGQYVKEVKLKFDQAKMAELGLREDTVNGIVKGSSIRVPLGLFELDKSQKAVVVDGNIIGLDDLKNLAIPVVPSGAGASSGQGAGAAAEQGAAAPGASQGGGAQAGQATGQTADPSAQAGQDAAGAVQGSNPAAGQAGGGSAAGIPTIKLSDVAKIEVIGQAESISRTNGKESIGISVVKSNDANTVDVVKAVKNKAEELQKQFKNAELTILLDQGQPIQDSVNTMLGKAVFGALFAILIILLFLRNIRSTIISIISIPLSLLMALTALDLMDITLNMMTLGAMTVAIGRVVDDSIVVIENIYRRLTLKNEKLKGRELVREATREMFIPILSSTIVTIAVFLPLALVSGMVGELFMPFALTMVFALLASLLVAITIVPMLAHSLFRKGIKNKQNHEKPGKLAESYKRLLNWTLSHKIITFVIAVILLVGSLFLYPFIGASFLPEQKDKFVTITYSPETGSLREDVEKEALVAEKWLLKQPGLEKMQYSIGGGSPLASMGGGGGNSALFYIQYNKDTKDFTDVKKQLVEGLQKEVTKGSWKELDMSGGFGGSNLSLSIYGDNVEQLKPVAEEVLKLVQADKDSFEKAGTSISDTYGQYTLVADQEKLSKLGLTAGQLAMTLSPVRERPVLTEVDIDNKTYKVYVETDNKTFSSIKDIENETVTSPLGIQVPIKDVAKVEEGTSPNSIMRIDGKVVVQVTANILASDVTKASQNLQASIDKLNLPDGVEVKFGGTTEQINDTFTQLGLAMLAAIAIVYFVLVVTFGGGLAPFAILFSLPFTVIGIMVGLFIAGGTLDVSAMMGALMLIGIVVTNAIVLIDRVIHKENEGLSTREALLEAGATRLRPILMTALATIGALLPLVTGLEESAGIISKGLGITVIGGLISSTLLTLVIVPIVYEFLMKFKKKKIVD; this is encoded by the coding sequence ATGAAAGGAATTATTAACTTTTCACTGAACAACAAGTTTGCAATCTGGATTCTGACCATCATCATCTCATTCGCAGGTTTATACAGCGGAACGACGATGAAACAGGAGACCATTCCGAACATCAATGTACCGTTTCTGAATGTCACAGCGATTGATCCGGGTGCTGCTCCAGAAGGTATTGTAGAAGATGTCACCAAGCCGCTCGAACAGAAACTGCGCAACGTCGATGGTGTGAAGACAGTCACCTCCACATCAATGGAGAATGCAGCATCCATCACACTTGAGTTCGACTACGGAACCGATCTGACAAACGCAACCGCCACGGTCCGCGAAGCACTCAACGAGGTGCAGCTGCCGGACAGTGTGCAGAAACCAACGATCTCCAAATTCAGCATTAACTCATTCCCCGTTGTATCCCTGAGCCTGTCCGATAAAGACGGCGGTGATCTGGAGGAACTGACGCGACTTGTAGACTCAGACATCAAACCTGCCATCGAAGATATTGACGGTGTAGCGCAAGTTCAGGTTTCCGGTCAATACGTCAAAGAAGTGAAGCTGAAGTTTGACCAGGCCAAAATGGCTGAACTCGGACTACGCGAAGATACGGTGAACGGGATTGTGAAAGGTTCATCCATTCGTGTGCCGCTCGGCCTCTTCGAACTGGACAAATCGCAAAAAGCCGTAGTTGTAGACGGCAATATCATCGGTCTTGATGATCTGAAAAATCTGGCCATCCCCGTTGTGCCAAGCGGAGCTGGCGCTTCTTCCGGCCAGGGTGCTGGAGCGGCGGCAGAACAAGGTGCTGCTGCGCCAGGGGCTTCCCAAGGCGGCGGTGCTCAAGCAGGCCAAGCCACTGGGCAAACTGCCGATCCCTCGGCTCAAGCCGGACAGGATGCAGCAGGCGCTGTACAGGGGTCCAACCCCGCAGCGGGTCAAGCAGGCGGCGGAAGTGCTGCCGGAATTCCAACGATTAAACTGAGTGACGTTGCCAAGATCGAAGTCATTGGTCAAGCTGAGTCGATCTCCCGCACCAACGGCAAGGAATCTATCGGTATCTCCGTGGTAAAATCCAATGATGCCAATACGGTCGATGTCGTTAAGGCGGTCAAAAACAAAGCAGAAGAACTGCAAAAACAGTTTAAAAATGCTGAACTGACTATCCTGCTTGACCAAGGTCAGCCTATTCAGGATTCCGTGAATACGATGCTGGGCAAAGCCGTCTTCGGTGCCCTGTTCGCGATTCTGATTATCCTGCTCTTCCTGCGCAACATCCGTTCAACAATCATCTCCATCATCTCGATTCCGCTCTCCCTGCTCATGGCATTGACGGCGCTCGACCTGATGGATATTACATTGAACATGATGACTCTGGGAGCGATGACCGTTGCGATCGGCCGTGTTGTCGACGACTCCATCGTTGTTATCGAGAACATCTACCGCAGACTGACACTCAAAAATGAGAAACTGAAAGGCCGGGAACTGGTTCGTGAAGCCACTCGCGAGATGTTTATCCCGATCCTCTCCTCTACCATTGTTACGATTGCGGTATTCCTGCCGCTGGCTCTCGTTAGCGGTATGGTCGGAGAGCTGTTCATGCCGTTTGCCTTAACGATGGTATTCGCCCTGCTGGCATCCCTGCTGGTAGCGATCACGATTGTTCCAATGCTGGCACACAGCCTGTTCCGCAAAGGGATCAAGAACAAACAAAATCATGAGAAACCAGGCAAACTGGCTGAAAGCTACAAACGTCTGTTGAACTGGACCCTCTCACATAAGATCATTACCTTCGTTATTGCGGTTATCTTATTGGTCGGCAGTTTGTTCCTGTATCCATTCATCGGCGCAAGCTTCCTGCCGGAGCAGAAAGATAAATTTGTAACGATCACGTACAGCCCGGAAACAGGTTCACTTCGTGAAGATGTAGAAAAAGAAGCATTGGTTGCTGAGAAATGGCTGCTCAAACAGCCGGGTCTGGAGAAAATGCAGTATTCTATCGGCGGCGGCAGTCCACTCGCCAGTATGGGTGGAGGCGGCGGAAACTCGGCACTCTTCTACATTCAGTACAACAAAGACACGAAAGACTTCACCGATGTGAAAAAACAGCTGGTTGAAGGACTGCAGAAGGAAGTTACCAAAGGTTCATGGAAAGAACTCGACATGTCCGGCGGATTCGGCGGCAGCAATTTGAGTCTGTCCATCTACGGGGACAATGTGGAGCAGTTGAAGCCTGTAGCTGAAGAAGTTCTGAAGCTGGTTCAGGCGGACAAGGACTCTTTTGAAAAGGCAGGCACCTCCATCTCGGACACATACGGTCAATATACGCTGGTTGCCGATCAGGAGAAGCTGAGCAAGCTCGGTCTTACGGCAGGTCAACTGGCGATGACACTCAGTCCGGTACGGGAACGTCCGGTTCTCACGGAAGTCGACATCGATAACAAGACCTACAAAGTCTATGTTGAAACGGATAATAAAACATTCAGCAGCATTAAGGATATTGAAAATGAAACAGTTACTTCACCACTGGGTATCCAGGTTCCAATTAAAGATGTAGCAAAAGTGGAAGAAGGTACTTCACCGAACTCCATCATGCGGATTGATGGCAAAGTGGTTGTACAGGTGACAGCGAACATTCTGGCATCCGATGTAACCAAAGCTTCGCAGAACCTGCAGGCAAGCATCGACAAGCTGAACCTGCCGGATGGCGTTGAAGTGAAGTTTGGCGGGACAACAGAACAGATTAATGATACGTTCACGCAGCTCGGTCTGGCGATGCTGGCAGCCATTGCAATTGTATACTTTGTGCTTGTCGTAACCTTTGGCGGCGGACTTGCACCATTCGCAATCCTGTTCTCCCTGCCGTTTACCGTAATCGGGATCATGGTTGGATTGTTCATCGCAGGAGGTACGCTCGACGTATCGGCTATGATGGGTGCATTGATGCTGATCGGTATCGTTGTTACCAACGCCATTGTACTGATTGACCGTGTTATTCATAAGGAAAATGAAGGACTCTCCACTCGTGAAGCGCTGCTGGAAGCAGGGGCTACACGTCTGCGTCCAATCCTGATGACTGCTCTCGCAACTATCGGCGCTCTGCTTCCGCTGGTAACAGGTCTCGAAGAAAGCGCGGGTATCATCTCGAAAGGACTCGGAATTACCGTTATCGGCGGTCTGATCAGTTCCACACTGCTCACGCTTGTAATCGTGCCGATTGTGTATGAGTTCCTGATGAAGTTTAAAAAGAAAAAGATCGTAGATTAA
- a CDS encoding TetR/AcrR family transcriptional regulator, translating to MNPIHGMNEKRKLIITTALKLFAAKGSAATSMQEIAELCGMSKGSLYLMFKSKEELEASTLEYCVYILMDEMSQIEQETSLSSRERLQKQIEVLLTHVSELKEFLRVQMRSMMMDDEQLRKERCTPQQRDIEIRTLHWFKSKLEDLYGSEIEPYTIDLILLTNGLLLSYVKIWFTEMPNLTVNKMAANLLLSLDYAAQGYLQHRPVPLIPLEQWPAWIAEPQSDVTMLRHPAHILKQMQDTASSELPAGQSRNDVLETLAILRQEIMEFSPRRAIILGMMRNLEGVTILKPMHSELQYIMDTMYNRFIQADSSQT from the coding sequence ATGAACCCGATCCATGGGATGAACGAAAAGAGAAAACTGATCATCACTACAGCGCTCAAGCTGTTTGCTGCCAAGGGCAGTGCCGCCACCTCCATGCAGGAGATTGCCGAGTTATGCGGGATGTCCAAAGGCAGCTTATATCTGATGTTCAAGTCCAAAGAAGAGCTGGAAGCGAGTACCCTGGAGTACTGTGTATACATTCTGATGGACGAGATGTCCCAGATTGAGCAGGAAACCAGCCTGTCATCCAGAGAGCGGCTGCAGAAACAGATCGAGGTGCTGCTGACACACGTCTCCGAATTAAAGGAATTTTTGCGCGTGCAGATGCGAAGCATGATGATGGACGATGAGCAGCTGCGTAAGGAACGCTGCACCCCTCAGCAAAGAGATATCGAGATTCGTACACTGCATTGGTTCAAAAGCAAGCTGGAGGACCTGTACGGCTCCGAGATTGAACCTTATACAATCGATCTCATCTTACTAACGAATGGGCTTCTTCTATCGTATGTGAAAATCTGGTTTACTGAAATGCCGAACCTTACGGTAAACAAAATGGCAGCCAACCTCCTGCTGTCGTTGGATTATGCAGCACAGGGTTATCTGCAGCATCGGCCCGTACCGCTCATTCCACTAGAGCAGTGGCCTGCCTGGATCGCCGAACCCCAATCGGATGTTACCATGCTGCGCCATCCTGCCCATATTCTGAAACAGATGCAGGATACTGCTTCAAGCGAGCTGCCTGCAGGACAATCCAGAAATGATGTACTTGAGACCCTTGCCATACTTAGGCAGGAGATCATGGAATTTTCCCCAAGACGCGCGATCATTCTCGGCATGATGCGTAACCTGGAAGGCGTGACTATCCTTAAACCTATGCACTCCGAGCTTCAGTACATTATGGATACCATGTATAACCGGTTTATCCAGGCTGACTCGTCACAAACATAA
- a CDS encoding multidrug efflux SMR transporter → MAWLAIVGAGICEIFGVIGINGASTRKGWPYIVLMLVSFVFSFSLLSYAMTSIPMGTAYAVWTGIGTVGSTATGMLLFGERKEAKRLLFIAMILVAAVGLKIIT, encoded by the coding sequence ATGGCATGGCTTGCAATTGTAGGTGCGGGAATCTGTGAAATTTTTGGGGTCATCGGCATTAACGGGGCTTCTACGCGCAAGGGCTGGCCTTATATTGTCCTGATGCTGGTATCGTTTGTGTTCAGCTTTTCGCTGTTATCCTATGCCATGACATCCATTCCTATGGGTACAGCCTATGCGGTATGGACAGGAATCGGTACGGTGGGAAGTACCGCAACGGGTATGCTTCTGTTTGGGGAGCGAAAGGAAGCGAAGCGGCTGCTGTTCATTGCGATGATTTTGGTGGCAGCGGTTGGATTGAAAATTATTACGTAA
- a CDS encoding multidrug efflux SMR transporter has product MNRNWLYVFIGGIIEIVWVSGLKHASNAWEWALTAIAIMISFGLIIAAAKRLPVGTVYAVFTGIGTAGTVLTEMLLFGEPFRLTKMLLIGLLLCGVIGLKLVTDQQENQKPQVKGGAV; this is encoded by the coding sequence ATGAACCGCAACTGGTTATACGTTTTTATAGGAGGAATCATTGAAATTGTCTGGGTCAGCGGATTGAAGCATGCCTCGAATGCCTGGGAATGGGCATTGACAGCAATCGCCATTATGATCAGCTTCGGGCTTATTATTGCCGCTGCCAAAAGACTGCCCGTTGGTACGGTCTACGCCGTGTTTACAGGGATTGGTACAGCCGGTACAGTGTTGACCGAAATGCTGCTGTTCGGTGAGCCGTTCCGTTTGACTAAAATGCTGCTGATCGGACTGCTCCTCTGCGGCGTCATTGGACTGAAGCTGGTAACAGACCAGCAGGAAAATCAGAAACCACAGGTTAAAGGAGGTGCCGTCTAA
- a CDS encoding TetR/AcrR family transcriptional regulator yields the protein MTAYSIRDAALFHFARDGYEGASLRAIADEVGIKKPSIYAHFSGKEDLFMSTLDHAFHEVRRHTLEYFRDHAHLPLEERLRGLLVWFEQEYQDHASARLMLRNCYYPPPDLYSHVMDLVYPFLDGMERTLSRLLQRAIREGDIPPVSAEQAAIAFMTFLDGITVEIIYGSSRRYKRRLDAAWPVFWIGIHSMNKEALPVVPEGD from the coding sequence ATGACTGCATATTCTATCCGGGATGCAGCCCTGTTTCATTTTGCAAGAGACGGCTACGAAGGGGCCTCGCTGAGAGCGATCGCTGATGAAGTCGGGATTAAGAAACCCTCTATATATGCGCATTTCAGCGGCAAAGAAGATCTGTTTATGAGCACGCTGGACCATGCATTTCATGAAGTACGTCGGCACACTCTGGAATATTTCCGGGATCATGCCCACCTGCCGCTGGAAGAGCGTCTGCGGGGACTGCTGGTGTGGTTTGAACAGGAATATCAGGATCATGCTTCTGCCAGGCTGATGCTCCGCAATTGTTATTATCCGCCGCCGGATCTGTACAGTCATGTGATGGACCTGGTGTATCCATTTCTGGATGGGATGGAGCGTACTTTATCCAGACTGCTACAGCGAGCAATTCGCGAAGGAGATATTCCGCCTGTTTCTGCCGAACAGGCCGCCATCGCTTTTATGACATTTCTCGATGGCATTACGGTTGAGATTATCTACGGAAGCTCACGTCGGTATAAACGACGCCTCGATGCAGCCTGGCCCGTCTTTTGGATTGGAATACACAGCATGAATAAAGAGGCACTTCCTGTTGTGCCAGAAGGAGATTAA